TTTTGATTCTTGTAGACGTTCGGCGGTGTACGGCTATGCTCGCGCCGACCGCGCGGCGAATGTGCAGTATACTATGCCGTACCATCGACCACCGTCACGCTGCGCGAGTAGATTGCAAGCCGCATGGGACGGCGTAGCCGCACTGCAACCTGGAACGTGAACAATGCAGCTCGAACTCTGGCAGTGGGCGCTGGGCGCGCTCGGCGCCTTTCTGGTAGGCCTCTCGAAGACGGGCATCCCGGGCCTGGGGGTGCTCACCGTCGCGATCTTTGCGCTGGTATTTCCGGCCCGCGAGTCAGTCGGGCTGGTGCTGGTCATCCTGATCTGCGGTGATATTGTGGCGATCACGGCCTACCGGCACGATGCCAGCTGGCCGCACCTGTGGCGGCTGTTCCCCTGGGCGGCGGCCGGGGTCGTGGTGGGCTACTTTGCGCTTGGGCGGATCGACGCTACCCACATGCGCCGGCTGATCGGGGCCATTCTGATCGGGCTGGTGCTGTTTCAGTATCTTCGTGTGCTTCGCCCGACGCGGCTCGACGCCGGGGTTGCGCCTCCGC
The sequence above is drawn from the Candidatus Kouleothrix ribensis genome and encodes:
- a CDS encoding sulfite exporter TauE/SafE family protein — encoded protein: MQLELWQWALGALGAFLVGLSKTGIPGLGVLTVAIFALVFPARESVGLVLVILICGDIVAITAYRHDASWPHLWRLFPWAAAGVVVGYFALGRIDATHMRRLIGAILIGLVLFQYLRVLRPTRLDAGVAPPPRWLAPIAGMTAGFTTMVANAAGPVMILYLLAMRLPKLVFVGTAAWYFMALNLFKLPFSASLGLINPASLGVDLWLGPFAVLGALAGRPVVARLNQRVFEQVALALTFGAALVMLR